A genomic region of Lysinibacillus sp. 2017 contains the following coding sequences:
- the dusB gene encoding tRNA dihydrouridine synthase DusB, giving the protein MANIEKKPFQIGDIVMDNRVVLAPMAGICNSAFRLTVKEFGAGLVYAEMISDKALNIRNKKTMDMLYIDERENPLTLQIFGGDKENLVEAAKYVDKNTPADIIDINMGCPVSKIIKCEAGAKWLLDPNKIYEMVSAVVDAVEKPVSVKMRIGWDDEHVFAVENAQAAERAGVSAIAMHGRTRVQMYEGKANWDVLAEVKKNINVPFIANGDVETPEDAKRILEHTNADAVMIGRAALGNPWMMYRTVKYLETGELLPEPTVKDKMEICLLHFERLEALKGEGLAVREMRKHASWYLKGIRGNGKIRNAINQTNTGADLRILLMGVIADYEAGTLIGEIEPMRPVTQA; this is encoded by the coding sequence ATGGCAAACATCGAGAAAAAACCTTTCCAAATTGGTGACATTGTCATGGACAACCGTGTTGTTCTTGCTCCTATGGCAGGAATTTGTAACTCGGCTTTCCGTTTAACGGTTAAAGAGTTTGGTGCAGGTCTAGTATATGCGGAAATGATTAGTGATAAAGCATTGAACATCCGCAACAAGAAAACGATGGACATGCTGTATATTGACGAGCGTGAAAATCCACTGACGCTGCAAATTTTTGGAGGCGACAAAGAAAATTTAGTAGAGGCAGCAAAATATGTAGATAAAAACACACCAGCAGACATTATCGACATTAATATGGGTTGCCCGGTGAGTAAAATCATCAAATGTGAAGCGGGTGCGAAATGGTTACTTGACCCGAACAAAATTTACGAAATGGTTTCCGCTGTAGTGGATGCAGTAGAAAAGCCTGTTTCAGTAAAAATGCGTATCGGTTGGGATGATGAGCATGTTTTTGCAGTAGAAAATGCACAAGCGGCTGAACGCGCAGGTGTATCTGCAATCGCCATGCATGGTCGTACACGAGTACAAATGTATGAAGGTAAAGCAAACTGGGATGTTCTTGCTGAAGTGAAAAAGAATATCAACGTACCATTTATCGCAAATGGGGACGTGGAAACACCAGAAGATGCCAAACGTATTTTAGAGCATACGAATGCGGACGCGGTCATGATTGGTCGTGCAGCATTAGGAAACCCTTGGATGATGTATCGTACAGTGAAGTACTTAGAAACAGGGGAGCTCCTGCCTGAACCAACTGTAAAAGACAAGATGGAAATTTGTTTATTACACTTTGAACGTTTAGAAGCATTAAAAGGGGAAGGTTTAGCTGTACGTGAAATGCGTAAACACGCTTCATGGTATTTAAAAGGTATTCGTGGCAACGGTAAAATCCGTAACGCCATTAACCAAACAAATACAGGCGCGGACTTACGAATTCTTTTAATGGGAGTTATTGCGGATTATGAAGCAGGCACATTAATTGGTGAAATCGAACCGATGCGCCCAGTAACGCAAGCTTAA
- a CDS encoding peptidyl-prolyl cis-trans isomerase, with protein sequence MKSNRNLHQTTPQTPPNIPLSQKRLKTKPTLILLFVLLIGNLFWFVLWLLPSGDDSSKSGSEQVATVDGEAITSQEWLAAMESRYGKETLQGLVNEAVMEKAAKKFKLDVTDEEIDLEIALLRSAQDANDTSLHSLSTEQLRKKVRAQLILDKVLTNDVVIEEQEAEKNYNENKSLYNIPTTYRTSLIIVNSKEDAERVQTELKNGSEFSVLAREHSVDTASASLGGDIGFVAQGQSTSDQAVVSTVQTLKTEEVSKPFVLSDGRFAIAYVTEIVEGQSFSYDEVQDHVKRQLALEQLPSSVTPETFWSEFEATWFYGEAK encoded by the coding sequence ATGAAATCCAATCGTAATTTGCATCAAACTACACCACAAACACCGCCAAATATCCCGTTATCACAAAAGCGTTTAAAAACGAAGCCAACATTAATTTTATTGTTCGTATTGCTTATCGGAAATCTTTTTTGGTTTGTTTTATGGTTACTCCCATCCGGTGATGATTCATCGAAAAGCGGTAGCGAACAAGTTGCTACCGTAGATGGTGAGGCAATTACAAGCCAAGAGTGGCTTGCTGCAATGGAAAGCCGTTATGGTAAGGAAACATTGCAAGGTTTAGTGAATGAAGCTGTTATGGAAAAGGCAGCGAAAAAGTTTAAGCTTGATGTAACGGATGAAGAAATCGACTTAGAAATTGCATTATTACGTTCAGCGCAAGATGCGAATGACACGTCTTTACATAGTTTATCAACCGAGCAATTACGTAAGAAAGTAAGAGCCCAACTTATTTTAGATAAAGTATTAACGAATGACGTCGTGATTGAAGAGCAAGAAGCAGAGAAAAATTATAATGAAAATAAATCGCTTTATAATATCCCAACGACGTATCGTACAAGCTTAATCATTGTTAATTCGAAAGAGGATGCTGAGCGTGTTCAAACAGAGTTAAAAAATGGTTCTGAGTTTTCCGTTTTAGCGCGTGAACATTCGGTTGATACAGCGTCGGCTAGTTTAGGTGGCGATATCGGATTCGTTGCACAAGGTCAATCTACATCGGATCAAGCAGTTGTTTCAACGGTTCAAACGCTAAAAACAGAAGAAGTTTCTAAGCCTTTTGTATTGAGTGATGGACGGTTCGCAATTGCATATGTAACGGAAATCGTAGAAGGTCAATCGTTCTCATATGATGAAGTACAAGATCATGTAAAACGACAACTAGCATTAGAGCAACTTCCATCTTCTGTGACACCAGAAACATTCTGGTCAGAGTTTGAGGCAACTTGGTTTTACGGTGAGGCAAAATAA
- the pabC gene encoding aminodeoxychorismate lyase codes for MLCWMNGQYIEEKELKISPFDHGFLYGLGFFETFRTYEGKAVYLQEHMHRLIEALKEYRIAFPYTIQEIETIIHQLNAQDGKEGYFRLNVSAGVHPIGLSPTEYAAPTVIIFRKELPKMVRGMEKEAVWLKTPRNTPEQSVRHKSHHYGNNVKARLELPNLVEYEGFFTDVRGVVAEGITSNIFWIKDGILYTPSVETGILPGITRRIVLELAARLNIQVREGHFLKWELEQAEECFITTSIQELIPISNIGKFRFAGDIGRVYQQLHNAYLQKIVAHLGERSC; via the coding sequence ATGCTTTGTTGGATGAATGGGCAATATATCGAGGAGAAAGAATTGAAAATTTCACCATTTGATCACGGCTTTTTATATGGCCTGGGCTTTTTTGAAACATTTCGCACATATGAAGGAAAAGCGGTTTATTTACAGGAGCATATGCATCGTTTAATAGAGGCACTAAAGGAGTACCGCATTGCCTTTCCTTATACGATTCAAGAAATTGAAACGATTATTCACCAGCTAAATGCTCAAGATGGAAAAGAAGGCTATTTTCGTTTAAATGTTTCGGCAGGTGTGCATCCAATTGGTCTATCACCGACAGAATATGCAGCACCAACAGTTATTATCTTTCGAAAAGAATTACCGAAAATGGTGCGCGGTATGGAAAAAGAAGCGGTTTGGTTAAAGACACCGAGAAATACTCCAGAGCAATCGGTTCGCCATAAAAGTCATCACTACGGCAATAATGTAAAAGCACGACTAGAATTGCCGAATTTAGTGGAGTATGAAGGCTTTTTTACCGATGTACGAGGGGTTGTTGCAGAGGGAATCACGTCGAATATCTTTTGGATAAAAGATGGTATACTATATACGCCTTCTGTTGAAACAGGTATTTTACCTGGTATTACACGACGCATTGTACTTGAACTTGCAGCGCGCTTAAATATACAAGTACGAGAAGGGCATTTTTTAAAATGGGAACTTGAACAAGCTGAGGAATGTTTTATCACGACCTCGATTCAAGAGCTTATTCCGATTTCGAACATAGGAAAGTTTCGTTTTGCTGGTGACATCGGAAGAGTATACCAACAATTACACAACGCATATTTACAAAAAATCGTAGCACATTTAGGAGAACGTTCATGTTAG
- the folK gene encoding 2-amino-4-hydroxy-6-hydroxymethyldihydropteridine diphosphokinase produces the protein MNIAFLSIGTNIGEREKNLHDAVQLLMAQDGVMVTAISSIYETAAVGYTEQADFLNIAVAVDTTLNAADLLTACQSIENNLGRVREFRWGPRIIDLDILLYNYETIETESLIVPHPRMFERAFVLVPLEEIMTPKYVMLEHVQKALRAFDIEEEGIKLWKKTDTVEEFGPFES, from the coding sequence ATGAATATAGCTTTTTTATCGATTGGTACAAATATTGGTGAGCGCGAGAAAAACTTGCACGATGCGGTTCAATTATTGATGGCGCAAGACGGAGTAATGGTTACAGCGATTTCTTCGATTTATGAAACAGCGGCCGTTGGGTACACAGAGCAAGCAGACTTTTTAAATATTGCCGTTGCCGTGGATACGACATTAAATGCAGCTGACTTACTTACGGCATGTCAAAGTATTGAAAATAATTTAGGGCGCGTTCGTGAATTTCGTTGGGGTCCTCGAATTATTGACCTGGACATTTTGCTCTATAATTACGAAACGATTGAAACGGAAAGCTTAATTGTCCCGCATCCTCGTATGTTCGAACGTGCTTTCGTATTGGTTCCACTTGAAGAGATTATGACACCAAAATATGTTATGCTTGAACACGTGCAAAAAGCATTACGAGCATTCGACATAGAGGAAGAGGGCATCAAGCTTTGGAAGAAAACCGATACGGTCGAAGAATTCGGGCCTTTCGAAAGTTAA
- the lysS gene encoding lysine--tRNA ligase, with amino-acid sequence MTNVSNIEELNDQLLVRRQKMTDIREGGLDPFGSRFERTHLSNEILAEFDQFDKEYLHDNLHEVVIAGRIMTKRGKGKAGFAHIQDVAGQIQIYVRKDAIGDEAYELFNKADLGDIVGIKGNVFRTQVGELSVKATEFTFLTKALRPLPDKFHGLTDVEQRYRQRYVDLMTNDESKATFITRSKIIRAIRNYLDNNGYLEVETPMLHTIAGGAAARPFITHHNALDMELYMRIAIELHLKRLIVGGLEKVYEIGRVFRNEGISTRHNPEFTMIELYEAYADYNDIMNLTESLIAHVAEEVLGTTSVPYGEDTIELGVGWKRLHMVDAVKEATGVDFWAPMTVEEARAHAAEHGVEIKPSHEVGHIINEFFEQKVEETLVQPTFITGHPVEISPLAKKNPIDERFTDRFELFIVRREHANAFTELNDPIDQRERFEAQMAEKEAGNDEAHEMDNDFIEALEYGMPPTGGLGIGIDRLIMLLTNSASIRDVLLFPTMRHTTK; translated from the coding sequence GTGACAAACGTGTCAAACATTGAAGAATTAAACGACCAACTTTTGGTGAGACGCCAAAAGATGACTGATATTCGCGAAGGCGGTTTAGACCCATTTGGTAGCCGTTTTGAACGTACACATTTATCAAATGAAATACTTGCAGAATTTGATCAATTTGATAAAGAATATTTACATGACAATCTTCATGAAGTAGTAATCGCAGGACGTATTATGACAAAACGCGGTAAAGGTAAAGCTGGTTTCGCACACATTCAAGACGTAGCTGGCCAAATCCAAATTTATGTACGTAAAGATGCAATCGGTGATGAAGCTTATGAATTATTCAATAAAGCTGACCTTGGGGACATCGTAGGTATTAAAGGGAACGTATTCCGCACACAAGTTGGTGAATTATCAGTAAAAGCAACAGAATTCACATTCTTAACAAAAGCATTACGCCCATTACCAGATAAATTCCATGGCTTAACAGACGTAGAACAACGCTATCGTCAACGTTATGTAGATTTAATGACGAATGACGAAAGTAAAGCAACATTCATCACACGTTCAAAAATCATCCGTGCGATTCGTAACTACTTAGATAACAATGGTTACCTAGAAGTAGAAACACCAATGCTACACACAATTGCTGGTGGTGCAGCGGCTCGCCCGTTCATTACACACCACAATGCGTTAGATATGGAATTATACATGCGTATCGCAATCGAGCTTCACTTAAAACGTTTAATCGTTGGTGGCTTAGAAAAAGTATATGAAATTGGCCGTGTATTCCGTAACGAGGGAATCTCAACTCGTCACAATCCAGAATTTACAATGATCGAATTATACGAAGCATATGCAGACTATAACGACATCATGAACTTAACAGAAAGCCTAATTGCGCATGTGGCTGAGGAAGTTCTTGGTACAACATCTGTACCATACGGTGAGGATACAATCGAACTTGGTGTTGGCTGGAAACGTCTACACATGGTAGATGCAGTTAAAGAAGCTACAGGTGTAGACTTCTGGGCACCAATGACTGTAGAAGAGGCACGTGCACACGCTGCTGAACACGGTGTAGAAATCAAACCTTCACATGAAGTAGGACACATCATTAATGAATTCTTCGAGCAAAAAGTCGAAGAAACATTAGTTCAACCTACATTCATTACAGGTCACCCAGTGGAAATTTCTCCATTAGCGAAGAAAAATCCAATTGATGAACGCTTCACAGATCGTTTCGAGTTATTCATTGTTCGTCGTGAGCATGCCAATGCTTTCACGGAATTAAATGACCCAATCGATCAACGCGAACGCTTCGAAGCTCAAATGGCTGAAAAAGAAGCAGGTAACGACGAAGCACATGAAATGGACAATGACTTCATTGAAGCATTAGAATACGGTATGCCGCCAACAGGTGGTTTGGGGATCGGTATCGACCGTCTAATCATGCTATTAACAAATTCAGCTTCAATCCGTGACGTATTATTATTCCCAACAATGCGCCACACAACAAAATAA
- a CDS encoding RAxF-45 family protein, producing MTSVNVNTAMYYTRVETFKFGTNGIGMPFFNKFKRTCS from the coding sequence ATGACAAGTGTAAATGTAAATACGGCGATGTATTACACACGTGTCGAAACTTTTAAATTTGGTACGAACGGGATAGGTATGCCCTTTTTTAACAAATTCAAAAGAACGTGTAGCTGA
- the cysK gene encoding cysteine synthase A: MSKLANSVSELVGRTPIVKLNNATTENEGNVYVKLEYFNPGSSVKDRLALAMIEAAEKDGTLKPGGTIIEPTSGNTGIGLAMIAAAKGYKAILVMPETMSLERRNLLRAYGADLVLTPGPEGMKGAIAKSEQLSEENGYFLPQQFKNAANAEIHRLTTGPEIIEAFEADGLQLDAFVAGIGTGGTITGAGQALKEKYPSIEIIAVEPKDSPVLSGGNPGPHKIQGIGAGFIPEVLDTEIYTSIFPVENEVAFENSRKVAREEGILAGISSGAAIYAAIETAKRLGKGKNVLAIVPSNGERYLSTPLYQFED, encoded by the coding sequence ATGAGTAAATTAGCCAATTCTGTATCGGAATTAGTTGGACGTACGCCAATCGTGAAATTAAATAATGCAACAACTGAAAATGAAGGTAATGTATACGTAAAATTAGAATACTTCAACCCAGGTTCTTCAGTAAAAGACCGTTTAGCTTTAGCAATGATCGAAGCAGCTGAAAAAGACGGCACATTAAAACCAGGTGGTACGATTATTGAACCGACTTCTGGAAACACAGGTATCGGCCTTGCGATGATTGCGGCAGCAAAAGGTTACAAAGCGATTTTAGTAATGCCAGAAACGATGTCTTTAGAGCGTCGTAATCTTTTACGTGCTTATGGAGCAGATTTAGTATTAACACCTGGTCCGGAAGGTATGAAAGGTGCCATTGCAAAATCAGAGCAATTATCTGAAGAAAATGGTTACTTCTTACCTCAACAATTCAAAAATGCAGCAAACGCTGAAATTCACCGTTTAACTACAGGTCCAGAAATTATTGAAGCTTTCGAAGCAGATGGTTTACAATTAGACGCATTTGTAGCAGGTATCGGTACAGGTGGTACAATTACTGGTGCGGGCCAAGCCCTTAAAGAAAAATACCCTTCAATCGAAATTATTGCGGTTGAACCAAAAGATTCACCAGTCCTTTCAGGCGGTAACCCTGGCCCACACAAAATCCAAGGTATTGGTGCAGGATTCATACCAGAAGTATTAGATACTGAAATTTACACTTCTATTTTCCCAGTTGAAAATGAAGTAGCTTTTGAAAACTCTCGTAAAGTAGCCCGCGAAGAAGGTATTTTAGCTGGTATTTCTTCAGGGGCTGCAATTTATGCAGCAATTGAAACAGCAAAACGCCTTGGTAAAGGTAAAAACGTATTAGCGATCGTGCCGTCAAATGGTGAGCGTTATTTATCAACACCTTTATACCAATTTGAAGACTAA
- the pabA gene encoding aminodeoxychorismate/anthranilate synthase component II: MILIIDNYDSFTYNLVQYFGEFGYELMVRRNDEITIREIEELKPMMLVISPGPCTPNEAGSSLAIIEHFAGKFPILGVCLGHQAIAQVFGGDVVRAENLMHGKTSPVLHKGIGLHHKSASPFTATRYHSLIVKQETLPDCLEVTAWTTEGEIMGLRHKEFPIEGVQYHPESIMTEDGKQLLRSFIELYC; encoded by the coding sequence ATGATTTTAATAATCGATAATTATGATTCATTTACCTATAACTTAGTGCAATACTTCGGAGAATTTGGATATGAACTAATGGTCAGGCGGAACGATGAAATCACGATCCGAGAAATTGAAGAACTTAAGCCGATGATGCTAGTTATATCACCAGGACCTTGTACGCCAAATGAAGCGGGTTCTAGCTTAGCCATCATCGAACACTTTGCTGGGAAATTCCCGATTTTAGGGGTGTGCTTAGGACATCAAGCCATTGCCCAAGTATTTGGGGGAGATGTTGTTCGTGCAGAAAATTTAATGCACGGAAAAACGTCGCCTGTCTTACATAAAGGCATTGGTTTGCATCATAAAAGCGCAAGTCCATTTACGGCGACCCGTTATCATTCGCTCATTGTAAAACAAGAAACCTTACCGGATTGTTTAGAAGTAACCGCATGGACAACAGAAGGTGAAATTATGGGGCTGCGTCATAAAGAGTTCCCGATAGAAGGCGTACAATATCATCCAGAATCGATTATGACCGAAGACGGAAAGCAGTTACTACGCAGTTTTATTGAATTGTATTGTTAG
- the folB gene encoding dihydroneopterin aldolase produces the protein MDYIHLRDMQFFGYHGVLPEETRLGQRFRANVSLAVDIKRAGETDELDDTVSYVGVYDICKEIIEGQPYKLIEAVAETIATRILTQYEGQVFGCRVEVVKPDPPIPGHYKEVAVEIVRGTFS, from the coding sequence ATGGATTATATTCATTTAAGAGATATGCAGTTTTTCGGGTATCACGGTGTGTTGCCAGAAGAAACGAGATTAGGTCAACGCTTTCGTGCCAATGTTTCACTTGCTGTTGATATAAAACGTGCAGGGGAAACAGATGAGCTAGATGACACAGTTAGTTATGTAGGCGTTTATGATATTTGTAAAGAAATTATCGAGGGTCAACCATATAAATTAATCGAAGCCGTTGCAGAAACAATTGCAACACGCATTTTAACACAGTATGAAGGTCAAGTATTTGGTTGCCGTGTAGAAGTGGTAAAACCAGACCCTCCGATTCCTGGACATTATAAAGAAGTAGCTGTTGAAATTGTGCGAGGTACGTTTTCATGA
- the folP gene encoding dihydropteroate synthase, with protein MLENYKQPLILNGIKLDFTKETFIMGILNVTPDSFSDGGQFNSIEAAVAQAKKMVSDGAKIIDVGGESTRPGYTRISDEEEIARIVPIIEALVKEVPAIISVDTYKSHVARAAIEAGAHMINDIWGAKADPEMAKVAAELNVPIILMHNRQTAEYENFFHDFLEDIKESIKIAKAAGVPENHIMVDPGIGFVKNLVESMETMQRLEDLVALGYPVLLATSRKRMIGSILNLPVEERVEGTAATCAFGVQKGCHMMRVHDVLQVARTVKMMDALVGKFEVQGELAPRH; from the coding sequence ATGTTAGAAAACTATAAACAGCCGTTGATTTTAAATGGAATAAAACTAGATTTTACGAAAGAAACTTTTATTATGGGGATATTAAATGTGACCCCTGATTCATTTTCAGATGGGGGACAATTTAATTCTATAGAAGCAGCAGTTGCTCAGGCCAAAAAAATGGTCTCAGATGGCGCTAAAATTATTGATGTCGGTGGGGAATCGACGCGACCTGGCTATACACGCATTTCTGATGAAGAAGAAATCGCACGTATTGTCCCAATCATTGAGGCTCTTGTAAAAGAGGTCCCTGCGATTATTTCAGTCGACACGTATAAATCACATGTGGCACGAGCAGCTATCGAAGCAGGTGCACATATGATAAATGACATTTGGGGCGCGAAAGCAGACCCAGAAATGGCGAAAGTCGCTGCCGAATTAAATGTGCCGATTATTTTAATGCATAATCGGCAAACAGCTGAATATGAAAATTTCTTTCATGATTTTTTAGAAGATATAAAAGAAAGTATAAAAATTGCAAAAGCAGCAGGTGTTCCAGAAAACCACATTATGGTTGATCCAGGAATTGGCTTTGTGAAAAACTTAGTTGAAAGCATGGAAACGATGCAACGCTTAGAAGACCTTGTTGCACTGGGCTATCCGGTGTTACTGGCAACATCACGCAAGCGTATGATTGGTTCAATATTAAATTTACCTGTGGAAGAGCGCGTAGAAGGAACAGCTGCTACATGTGCATTTGGTGTGCAAAAGGGCTGTCATATGATGCGTGTACACGATGTATTACAAGTAGCACGCACAGTGAAAATGATGGATGCATTAGTAGGTAAATTTGAAGTACAAGGTGAATTAGCACCGAGACATTAA
- a CDS encoding anthranilate synthase component I family protein has protein sequence MQQLEYQTFHMTKDEFFYSFQQQTENEKKRVFLESGRGGQYSIAAWDPIAIAKSFEEGLHISWQNGEVEVKQGEALEQLEKLVKQYQLPSSEQLPDFQGGAIGFISYDYARTIEVLPKLTLDDLQVPAIYFYLFDYWAVHNVKTNEVTLMKFEECAVDLSVWQQQWEQGAVRGLAKRNFHQEKAADVQQDESELQVSFEGAAFESAVEKIKAYIEQGDVFQVNLSVRQGKRLSAPPLAMYEAVRSFNPSPYMAYIESEDFAVVSGSPELLVKRKGTELSTRPIAGTRPRGESKEQDIALANELIHHEKERAEHVMLVDLERNDLGRVCQYGTVEVDEFMVIEYYSHVMHIVSNVRGQIATGKTNTDVIRAMFPGGTITGAPKIRTMEIIEELEPVRRGLYTGSIGWIGYTGDLELNIVIRTAYIKDGIAYIQAGAGIVIDSVPENEYVESMNKAKAMWQAKAMAEGVVR, from the coding sequence ATGCAACAACTGGAATATCAAACATTTCACATGACAAAAGATGAGTTTTTCTATAGTTTTCAACAACAAACTGAAAATGAAAAAAAACGTGTATTTTTAGAAAGTGGGCGAGGTGGACAGTACTCAATTGCGGCTTGGGATCCAATCGCCATAGCGAAGTCTTTTGAAGAAGGCTTACACATTTCATGGCAAAATGGCGAGGTAGAAGTCAAACAAGGAGAAGCGCTGGAACAGCTTGAAAAACTTGTGAAGCAATACCAATTGCCATCAAGCGAACAGTTACCAGATTTTCAAGGAGGCGCGATCGGATTTATATCGTATGATTATGCGCGCACGATTGAAGTGTTGCCGAAGCTCACATTAGATGATTTACAAGTACCAGCTATTTATTTTTACTTGTTTGATTATTGGGCTGTACATAATGTGAAGACGAACGAAGTAACATTGATGAAATTTGAAGAATGCGCGGTAGATTTATCCGTATGGCAACAACAATGGGAGCAAGGTGCTGTTAGGGGATTAGCTAAACGGAACTTTCATCAAGAAAAGGCTGCCGATGTTCAACAAGATGAAAGTGAGCTTCAAGTGTCGTTTGAAGGAGCAGCATTTGAAAGCGCCGTTGAAAAAATTAAGGCGTATATCGAACAAGGTGATGTATTCCAAGTCAATTTATCAGTTCGTCAAGGAAAGCGTTTATCCGCACCACCACTCGCCATGTATGAAGCAGTAAGATCATTTAATCCTTCTCCTTATATGGCCTATATCGAGAGTGAAGATTTTGCAGTCGTTAGCGGCTCACCAGAACTATTAGTTAAACGAAAAGGAACGGAGCTTTCAACAAGACCAATTGCTGGAACAAGGCCACGTGGTGAGTCTAAAGAGCAAGATATTGCTTTAGCAAATGAACTCATTCATCATGAAAAAGAACGTGCTGAACATGTGATGCTCGTTGATTTAGAGCGCAACGATTTAGGGCGTGTTTGTCAGTACGGCACGGTAGAAGTGGATGAATTCATGGTGATTGAATATTACTCTCACGTGATGCACATCGTATCGAACGTACGTGGACAAATTGCTACTGGAAAAACTAATACTGATGTCATTCGTGCAATGTTTCCAGGGGGAACAATTACCGGTGCCCCGAAAATTCGTACGATGGAAATTATTGAGGAATTGGAGCCAGTAAGACGCGGACTTTATACAGGGTCGATTGGTTGGATTGGTTATACAGGGGATTTAGAGCTTAATATTGTCATTCGAACAGCTTATATAAAGGACGGTATCGCCTATATTCAAGCTGGTGCAGGGATTGTTATTGATTCTGTTCCGGAAAATGAATATGTGGAATCGATGAATAAAGCAAAAGCAATGTGGCAAGCGAAGGCCATGGCAGAAGGGGTCGTACGATGA
- a CDS encoding helix-turn-helix domain-containing protein, whose product MEENRYGRRIRAFRKLKRVQQTEFAKRIGISVTILGRIERGEKTPSEEQLQTIADALSIDIQELKGE is encoded by the coding sequence TTGGAAGAAAACCGATACGGTCGAAGAATTCGGGCCTTTCGAAAGTTAAAACGAGTTCAACAAACAGAATTTGCAAAACGTATAGGCATATCCGTAACCATTTTAGGACGTATCGAACGAGGCGAAAAGACGCCCTCTGAAGAACAACTACAAACAATTGCGGATGCGCTATCTATAGATATTCAGGAATTAAAAGGTGAATAA